The segment CACAGGGTGTCTaggaggctgggatcctgattgctcctcagctcctcctcggggtggtgcaggaagcacagcatgtcctcagcctgctgctccctgctgcaggtgcactCCAGCTGCACGCGGACACGGAAGTTCCTCACCTGCCTCTGCTCTTCACTCTCCAGCTCCAGATGGAAGCTGTGGCCTCGGGGAGGAGTCATGGGGATGAGCACGCTGTAGACGACATCCTGCTCACGGGGACTCCAGCCTTcaaaggcactgcccaccccgatgGCTCGTTGCAGGACTGGGTAGAAGCTGTTGGACAAGACATGCCCAAAGTAAATTGTATAATTATCCATGAGCTGAGTTGTCCattcacagcctctctgcaggtcCTGTACAGGCCACTGGATGCGCTCCATTATAACTTGTCCAACGTGATCATCCGAATCATATTCCAGGGCTTCATTTGCAACATTACGGATGTTTTCTGCAATTGCAGCCGCATTGACATCTTCATTTCCGACATTGTCTTCTTCATTTGCCCCAATGTTGCCCACTTCCGCTTCATTGGCACCACGGTTTCCTTCTTCAtcctcctctctcctctggCTGCTTTTCCACCCAATGAACCACAGGACCAAGACAAGGGCCAGGAGCACAGCAACAGCTAGGAGCTGCAAGAGCTGCACCTGCTTCACCTGCTCCTGGGTGAGCtgttccacctcctgctccaacTGAAGCCTCTCCCATTCCAGGAGCTTGGCACGCGCTTCCATGCGCAGACGTGTTTCCTCATCCAAACCGTCAGCCACGGGCTGTGGGTACTGGATGAGGCTTTTCAACACCACGAAAAGGAATACCATGGGATCCAtggtctgcaggaggagggagagaatgCCGTGAGTGGGATGGAAATGCAGAGAGCTACTGGCTGCTGGGGGGAGGACAGgatcctcagggagctgggcgCAGGAAGGACAGGGCCCCACACAGACAGCATGCAGGCAGCAAGGCCTGtcgcactgccccagcagctccagctccagccctgtggccTGCCCAAGCTTCTCCTaggaggggctgtccctgcatgtAGGGGGAgaagccagccccaggtgcagcttttctgcctcagcccttgttcccagcccagcctccccgccACGTGTGCACTCACCGCTTGCCAAGGCAACACAGGGCCAGCGTCACCTGCTGGGGCCTATTTTCAGCTGCCCCCATTGTGACACGTCCCCCATGATGTCACACGTGTCACAGCATGTCACAATCCAGCCAACCCCACCCTTTTTCCCCTGagccagctcctggctcaggcactCAGAGTGGCCCAGGTGTTCTGCTTAGGGCTGCCCTTGACTGAAGCTTTTCCAAACAACTGCCATTCTTGTCTCTTT is part of the Passer domesticus isolate bPasDom1 chromosome 6, bPasDom1.hap1, whole genome shotgun sequence genome and harbors:
- the LOC135302501 gene encoding inositol 1,4,5-trisphosphate receptor-interacting protein-like 1; the encoded protein is MDPMVFLFVVLKSLIQYPQPVADGLDEETRLRMEARAKLLEWERLQLEQEVEQLTQEQVKQVQLLQLLAVAVLLALVLVLWFIGWKSSQRREEDEEGNRGANEAEVGNIGANEEDNVGNEDVNAAAIAENIRNVANEALEYDSDDHVGQVIMERIQWPVQDLQRGCEWTTQLMDNYTIYFGHVLSNSFYPVLQRAIGVGSAFEGWSPREQDVVYSVLIPMTPPRGHSFHLELESEEQRQVRNFRVRVQLECTCSREQQAEDMLCFLHHPEEELRSNQDPSLLDTLCTGSYLDVQKTARWFHQLVRAIWPALPQSHNWHLSVMPSTRSCQFKVTYGQKSFRIELFFGVRRGDSAIFVCSQPREAYTANTTWPESYAVAEVEFFQHIARQAPPDSLHLKCLQFFTRLPLGFGFSTYTMKTIVMHLLSVTPVSAWRRRNLLERLQDIIKHLHLCLREKRLQHFTVGNQRFPQDIKLPADVQRAEPYNLFHRLEQQPDAHSHALYEYDILEKWFKRILRGVDLPNEGEESWL